In one window of Thunnus thynnus chromosome 23, fThuThy2.1, whole genome shotgun sequence DNA:
- the nrf1 gene encoding nuclear respiratory factor 1 isoform X2, translating into MEEHAVHQTEHMTTIEANAVSQQVHVTTFTEASMMSAEEDSTSSPDDDPYDDTDILNSAGTDEVTAHLAAAGPVGMAAAAAVATGKKRKRPHIFESNPSIRKRQQTRLLRKLRATLDEYTTRVGQQAIVLCISPSKPNPVFKVFGAAPLENVVRKYKGMMLEDLENALAEHAPAGGELASELPPLTIDGIPVSVDKMTQAQLRAFIPEMLKYSTGRGKPGWGKESCKPVWWPEDIPWANVRSDVRTEEQKQRVSWTQALRTIVKNCYKQHGREDLLYAFEDQQVTTATTTQHHLTTAQGIAHLVPSQTVVQTINNPDGTVSLIQVGTGHTVATLADASELPGVTVAQVNYSTVTDGEVEQNWATLQGGEMTIQTTQASEATQAVASLAEAAVAASQEIQPGATVTMALNSEAAAHAVATLAEATLQGGGQIVLAETAAAVGALAGVQDATGLVQIPVSMYQTVVTSLAQGNRPVQVAMAPVATRIDNTVTLDGQAVEVVTLEQ; encoded by the exons ATGGAGGAGCACGCCGTTCACCAGACGGAACACATGACCACCATTGAGGCCAACGCCGTCAGCCAACAG GTACATGTAACCACCTTTACTGAGGCATCCATGATGAGTGCTGAGGAAGACTCAACATCGTCACCAGATGATGATCCATATGACGACACAGACATCCTCAACTCAGCTGGCACCGACGAGGTCACCGCCCACCTGGCCGCTGCAG GGCCAGTGGGCATGGCAGCAGCTGCCGCTGTGGCAACTggtaagaaaagaaagaggcCTCACATCTTTGAATCCAATCCCTCCATCCGCAAGAGGCAACAGACTCGCCTGCTCAG GAAACTGAGAGCCACATTGGATGAGTACACCACCAGAGTGGGACAGCAGGCCATAGTGCTGTGTATCTCTCCCTCCAAACCCAACCCAGTGTTCAAGGTGTTCGGTGCTGCTCCCCTGGAGAATGTG GTGAGGAAGTACAAGGGCATGATGTTGGAGGACCTGGAGAATGCCCTGGCTGAACACGCCCCAGCCGGCGGAGAACTGGCCTCAGAGCTGCCCCCCCTCACCATTGATGGCATCCCTGTCTCTGTGGACAAGATGACCCAG GCCCAGCTGCGAGCGTTCATCCCAGAGATGCTGAAGTACTCGACGGGTCGAGGGAAGCCTGGCTGGGGGAAGGAGAGCTGCAAGCCAGTCTGGTGGCCTGAAGACATCCCTTGGGCCAACGTCCGCAGTGACGTCCGCACAGAGGAGCAAAAACAGAGG GTGTCTTGGACGCAGGCACTGCGGACCATTGTGAAGAACTGCTACAAGCAGCACGGCCGTGAGGATTTGTTGTACGCTTTTGAAGACCAGCAGGTAACCACAGCAACCACCACCCAGCACCACCTGACCACCGCGCAGGGCATCGCACACCTTGTGCCTTCACAAACTGTGGTACAAACCATCAACAACCCTGATGGAACAGTCTCGCTCATCCAG GTTGGCACTGGACACACAGTTGCCACCCTGGCAGATGCCTCAGAGCTTCCCGGTGTGACGGTGGCACAAGTCAACTACTCTACAGTTACTGACGGAGAG GTGGAGCAGAACTGGGCCACCCTCCAGGGCGGGGAGATGACAATCCAAACCACCCAGGCTTCAGAAGCCACACAGGCGGTAGCATCCCTGGCTGAAGCTGCTGTCGCTGCCAGTCAGGAGATTCAGCCCGGAGCCACTGTCACAATGGCTCTAAACAG tgAGGCAGCAGCCCATGCTGTAGCGACGTTGGCAGAGGCCACTCTACAAGGAGGGGGTCAGATTGTCCTGGCAGagacagcagctgctgttggGGCGCTGGCAGGGGTTCAAGACGCCACAG GTCTCGTCCAGATCCCGGTCAGCATGTACCAGACTGTAGTGACCAGCCTCGCCCAGGGCAACAGGCCCGTCCAGGTTGCCATGGCACCTGTTGCCACACGCATAGACAACACTGTCACACTGGACGGCCAGGCGGTGGAGGTTGTAACTCTGGAACAGTGA
- the nrf1 gene encoding nuclear respiratory factor 1 isoform X1, whose amino-acid sequence MEEHAVHQTEHMTTIEANAVSQQVQQVHVTTFTEASMMSAEEDSTSSPDDDPYDDTDILNSAGTDEVTAHLAAAGPVGMAAAAAVATGKKRKRPHIFESNPSIRKRQQTRLLRKLRATLDEYTTRVGQQAIVLCISPSKPNPVFKVFGAAPLENVVRKYKGMMLEDLENALAEHAPAGGELASELPPLTIDGIPVSVDKMTQAQLRAFIPEMLKYSTGRGKPGWGKESCKPVWWPEDIPWANVRSDVRTEEQKQRVSWTQALRTIVKNCYKQHGREDLLYAFEDQQVTTATTTQHHLTTAQGIAHLVPSQTVVQTINNPDGTVSLIQVGTGHTVATLADASELPGVTVAQVNYSTVTDGEVEQNWATLQGGEMTIQTTQASEATQAVASLAEAAVAASQEIQPGATVTMALNSEAAAHAVATLAEATLQGGGQIVLAETAAAVGALAGVQDATGLVQIPVSMYQTVVTSLAQGNRPVQVAMAPVATRIDNTVTLDGQAVEVVTLEQ is encoded by the exons ATGGAGGAGCACGCCGTTCACCAGACGGAACACATGACCACCATTGAGGCCAACGCCGTCAGCCAACAGGTCCAGCAG GTACATGTAACCACCTTTACTGAGGCATCCATGATGAGTGCTGAGGAAGACTCAACATCGTCACCAGATGATGATCCATATGACGACACAGACATCCTCAACTCAGCTGGCACCGACGAGGTCACCGCCCACCTGGCCGCTGCAG GGCCAGTGGGCATGGCAGCAGCTGCCGCTGTGGCAACTggtaagaaaagaaagaggcCTCACATCTTTGAATCCAATCCCTCCATCCGCAAGAGGCAACAGACTCGCCTGCTCAG GAAACTGAGAGCCACATTGGATGAGTACACCACCAGAGTGGGACAGCAGGCCATAGTGCTGTGTATCTCTCCCTCCAAACCCAACCCAGTGTTCAAGGTGTTCGGTGCTGCTCCCCTGGAGAATGTG GTGAGGAAGTACAAGGGCATGATGTTGGAGGACCTGGAGAATGCCCTGGCTGAACACGCCCCAGCCGGCGGAGAACTGGCCTCAGAGCTGCCCCCCCTCACCATTGATGGCATCCCTGTCTCTGTGGACAAGATGACCCAG GCCCAGCTGCGAGCGTTCATCCCAGAGATGCTGAAGTACTCGACGGGTCGAGGGAAGCCTGGCTGGGGGAAGGAGAGCTGCAAGCCAGTCTGGTGGCCTGAAGACATCCCTTGGGCCAACGTCCGCAGTGACGTCCGCACAGAGGAGCAAAAACAGAGG GTGTCTTGGACGCAGGCACTGCGGACCATTGTGAAGAACTGCTACAAGCAGCACGGCCGTGAGGATTTGTTGTACGCTTTTGAAGACCAGCAGGTAACCACAGCAACCACCACCCAGCACCACCTGACCACCGCGCAGGGCATCGCACACCTTGTGCCTTCACAAACTGTGGTACAAACCATCAACAACCCTGATGGAACAGTCTCGCTCATCCAG GTTGGCACTGGACACACAGTTGCCACCCTGGCAGATGCCTCAGAGCTTCCCGGTGTGACGGTGGCACAAGTCAACTACTCTACAGTTACTGACGGAGAG GTGGAGCAGAACTGGGCCACCCTCCAGGGCGGGGAGATGACAATCCAAACCACCCAGGCTTCAGAAGCCACACAGGCGGTAGCATCCCTGGCTGAAGCTGCTGTCGCTGCCAGTCAGGAGATTCAGCCCGGAGCCACTGTCACAATGGCTCTAAACAG tgAGGCAGCAGCCCATGCTGTAGCGACGTTGGCAGAGGCCACTCTACAAGGAGGGGGTCAGATTGTCCTGGCAGagacagcagctgctgttggGGCGCTGGCAGGGGTTCAAGACGCCACAG GTCTCGTCCAGATCCCGGTCAGCATGTACCAGACTGTAGTGACCAGCCTCGCCCAGGGCAACAGGCCCGTCCAGGTTGCCATGGCACCTGTTGCCACACGCATAGACAACACTGTCACACTGGACGGCCAGGCGGTGGAGGTTGTAACTCTGGAACAGTGA